One Thermoleophilaceae bacterium DNA window includes the following coding sequences:
- a CDS encoding GNAT family N-acetyltransferase, which translates to MSWLPDGFEHPERVDLPTGHHLRPIRADDVDIDYPAVMGSRERLWEKYGEAWGWPPAHMSHEQDREDLARHAAEMETHESFNYALFDADETALLGCVYIDPPEKPGADAEISWWVVDRLVGSDVERALDDLVPRWIAEDWPLQQPRYVGRDLTWAE; encoded by the coding sequence ATGAGTTGGCTTCCTGACGGCTTCGAGCATCCCGAGCGGGTCGACCTTCCGACGGGTCATCACCTGCGTCCGATCCGTGCGGATGACGTGGACATCGACTACCCGGCGGTGATGGGTTCGCGCGAGCGCCTGTGGGAGAAGTACGGCGAGGCGTGGGGCTGGCCGCCGGCGCACATGAGCCACGAGCAGGACCGCGAGGACCTGGCCCGCCACGCCGCCGAGATGGAGACCCACGAGTCGTTCAACTACGCGCTGTTCGACGCCGACGAGACGGCGCTGCTCGGGTGCGTCTACATCGACCCGCCCGAGAAGCCCGGTGCCGACGCCGAGATCTCGTGGTGGGTCGTCGACCGGCTCGTCGGCAGCGACGTCGAGCGCGCCCTCGACGACCTCGTGCCCCGCTGGATCGCCGAGGACTGGCCGCTCCAGCAGCCCCGCTACGTCGGCCGCGACCTCACCTGGGCCGAG